Proteins from one Phalacrocorax carbo chromosome 19, bPhaCar2.1, whole genome shotgun sequence genomic window:
- the LOC104044866 gene encoding chymase → MSLTSVVSWSLVSGYKTLLGAGTDPSCSLTSKRATEAENAAMKHLQKLLLFLLLVTCPPAKASYSWNWRERGGEAKTPSTPYMAYLQGKNNQFCGGFLVAPNWVMTAAQCFVHKPLTVILGAHTIQKREDSWQTFEVQEYHCHPGFMSPKMGNDILLLKLKGNATSNRYVETIPLEKSKVPGGTECSIAGWGYKTTTATLREANVTIIKKRDCLSHFPGLADNLICGHSESPGVPEKGDTGDPLVCNKAAYGIFSYKHNNWPGFYTHIAPYLHWVYSVMKSA, encoded by the exons ATGAGTCTGACCTCTGTGGTTTCCTGGAGTCTAGTCTCAGGCTATAAAACCTTGCTGGGAGCAGGAACAGaccccagctgcagcctcacctccaaGAGAGCCACTGAAGCTGAAAACGCTGCGATGAAGCACCTGCAGAAACTCCTGCTCTTTCTCCTGCTGGTGACATGCCCTCCAGCCAAAGCCA GTTATTCCTGGAAttggagggagagaggaggtgAAGCCAAGACTCCCTCCACACCCTACATGGCCTATCTTCAAGGAAAGAACAACCAATTCTGCGGAGGCTTCTTAGTGGCCCCGAACTGGGTGATGACAGCAGCTCAGTGCTTCGT ACACAAACCGCTGACTGTCATCCTTGGAGCCCACACAATCCAGAAGAGAGAGGATAGCTGGCAAACATTTGAAGTCCAAGAGTATCACTGCCACCCAGGCTTCATGAGTCCTAAGATGGGAAATGACATCCTCTTGCTGAAG ctgaaaGGCAATGCCACCAGCAACAGATACGTTGAGACCATTCCCTTGGAAAAATCAAAAGTCCCTGGTGGGACTGAGTGCAGCATAGCCGGCTGGGGCTACAAAACAACCACTGCCACGTTACGTGAAGCCAATGTCACCATCATCAAAAAAAGGGACTgcctcagccacttccctggacTTGCTGACAACTTGATTTGCGGCCACAGTGAATCTCCTGGGGTACCTGAAAAG GGTGATACTGGGGATCCACTTGTCTGCAACAAAGCAGCCTATGGCATCTTCTCCTATAAGCATAACAATTGGCCTGGTTTCTACACACACATTGCTCCTTACCTTCACTGGGTCTACAGTGTCATGAAGTCAGCATGA